In Delphinus delphis chromosome X, mDelDel1.2, whole genome shotgun sequence, the DNA window tgctTTCAAGCAACTTGGTTTCTAACCAGTCTCAATATCCTGaagtctttggttttatttttgatcGTTTCTTTCCATTAGGAGACGAGTTTCCTAAGGGCACGAGTTCAGCAAGTTCAGGTTCCTTTAGGTGACGCAGCCAGGCCAAGTCACCTTCTCACCTCCCAGCTACCTCTCATGTGGCAACTCTACCCCGAGGAGCGCTACATGGATAACAACTCTCGCTTGTGGCAGATCCAGCATCATTTAATGGTACACATGTTGcttaataatttttcattgtacTGGGACTCTTATAACAGAGTACtctataaacttttctttttctgacaggTCAGGGGAGTACAGGAGCTGTTGCTTAAGCTTTTGCCTGATGATTAATCtggtatgtatttctttttctcccctgtccccaccccccttCTTCTTTTTCACCCTATTCGATTGTGGTGAttttaatgatcttttttttccAGGTGCTGGGATTCTAGGAAGATATGCCCCTCTGTTCTGTTCAGTATATGGCAATCACGTCATCCACCACTGCAGTGCACCCACCTGTGGGCCTGTGGGGAGGGAGTGGGTTGAAAAACTGCTCAAGAACACAGAAGTTTAGGAAGGGTCATGAAGAACACCGAAAGTGGAACTGCAGAGAAAGGGTTATGCAGGCAGAAAGCAAGTCAACAAAAGCACTTAGTTAGGATACGTAACTTGAAATTGACTCCTTTGGAAATTGCCATAGAACCGTTAATGGACATCATCAGCTGGAACTGGGATCTGATGAATCCCACAAAAGTCAGCACCTGCTACAGAACAGATGCCCTGATCACCAAGGACTTGGTACTGATTTAGAGAGAAGAGAGCAGCTCCTAGCAGCATCAACATCTATTTGTCGCTTATTTGCCCTGCAGCAATTCACCTGCCTTTCCTTCTCCCATCCTGTAAATATCCTAGGTTTTGCTCCAGTGTTTCCCATCCCAGTACTGACCTAACTTGGATCTACTAAGAACTTAGGGggctctgaggaaaaaaaaaaaaggggagatcATTTGCATTAATGAAATTAGCTACAAAGGCTCCTgggcctttttcctttctgaaattgTGTCTTCAAATTTTTAGAAGTTGCTGATCAGAATCGTGGGCACTTAAATTTATTCTCtggttacaaatattttaaataagttggTTTCTGTAAGAACTCCAAAAAACGTTTTAGCTGCTTACCTAGCACCTTTCTCAGGAAGTAATAATAGCACCAAATATTGCTGATTCACTACCTGATGAAGATTATTTCCTGAGTTAAAATACTCATGGCAGTTTGTATACATTAAAAGAagggttttacttttttaaaaatcttgggaATAATAGCTATCACGTGTTGAGTCCTTACTGccttccaggcactgttctatgcaCTTTATATACTGTATCACGTTTAATCCTTCCATCAATGCTTTCAGGTAGGTATGATCTCTATTTTACACACAAGTAATAAGGAAAAAGGCTCAAGGAGTTAAAGCATTTATCAAGAGTGGTTCTCTGAGTGACAGAGCCGGGCAGTGGGCCGACTTGTCAGGCTGCAGCGCCGGCTCCTCTAGCCCAACGTtggtttacaatagtcaagatgaGTTGAAGTCAAGGGGTTTTTTCCCCTATGTAAAGCTATTTATATCTTCCAAGCCGaatggaatattataaaaatacagttaATTCATCCTATGAGCAGGAAGAATATTTTTTAGTGTAATTGTTTTCCAGCAATTGTAAGAGCATACTGCTTGTCTCAGAAGAAAATTCCATCGAGGGGCTTTAAAGTCTTTATGTataaaagacaaagtaaaaatcatttttcttattttagttttctggATATGCCGCAGAAGGATCCGTGCCAGAAACAAGCCTGTGAAATACAGAAATGTTTACAAGGTAGTATGTTAAGTGCTTTTCTATAGTTTTCAACTTTATCTGTGAACTAACCAGAGAACAATTGTTCTTTTTATCAGCAGACTATATTAACTCCTCTCAGAATGTAATATTTCTGTAATTAACTTATCCTAAAGATTTTCCTCACTGTGTCATCAAGGATGGCAGAAAGTAAAAAGTGGTGTGACCTAAGCTTGGGGTTTACAATCCCGGTTGTGcatttagaatcacctggagggcttcaAACACTTGCCTAGCACAGTTAAATCagactctgggggtggggtctgggcaGGAATCAGTCTAAAAAGCTaaccaggtgattttaatgtgcagccagagttgagaaTTACTAAGCTGAGCAAAGTCCTTTTTAGAAAAGACTAGTTTTAAGTGGGTTGGTTAGACTGCACTGTGGCTGACAGCTCACTTTTTAAAAGCAGTCAGGTTGGAAGGGATGGGGGTGAAAATACATTTGGAAGTCAGGCAACTAACTCTTGAAGGCAAAAGTAAATCAGCTAAAGCGTATTTGATGTAAGtgatttgtccattttgttttaaataagccGATAAATTTGACCATATGCTAggggattttactttttttttttttttttttgcggtacgcgggcctctcactgttgtggcctctcccgttgcggagcacaggctccggacgcgcaggctcagcggccatggctcacgggcccagccgctccgcggcatgtgggatcttcccggaccggggcacaaacccgtgtcccctgcatcggcaggcggactctcaaccactgcgccaccagggaagcccggattttacttttttaaatcagCAAATGATTACTAgcagaacaaacagaaaaggctACAGGGCTATCTGAATTTGAAAGCTGActttttggataattttttccCATTACTAAAGTAATAGATAGAGATGGATGCCCATGAAAATATAGAAAGGGAGGGTGGAAAAATGTTCAGAGTTCACCCAAAGACTCACCACCAAAGAAAACCCTTGTTTGTATATTTCCTTTGACTTTTAACTTTCATTCTTGGACTTTTCATTTTATGGTGTAAgcaatctttttaaaatcttttaatctGAAATGTTAATGTACAATAATAATGCCATTTTAttcatccttttcttcccttcctccaaatttaagaaaaaggaaggggaattccctggtggtccaggggttaggactcagcactttcactgccgtgggcccgggttcaagccctggtcagggaactaagatcccgcaagcctcgaAGAGTGGCACCCCCGCCAAAACGAAAAGAATGTTCTTCCCAATTTCTTCTCCCAAATAAATTCTTACCTGATTCTATCTGATTCTTACCTGATTTGAATTAGCAACATACAGCTAAAGGAGAACACAAATCAAGTTAGAACTGGATACACCCCCCTCACTACAATGTGGGTGGATTGAGAGCTAGAGGGGCTAAGAGTGAGCATTAAGTACTCCCTGGATGACAAGCTCAGCTGTAAGGGCTTTAAATCATATTAAGCTGTAATCCTTTCACCCATGAGGCCGACATACTGTGGCCCATGTTTATAGATAGGGAAATCAACACGGAAGCTATGTAACTTGTCTAGGGTCACAGAACTATTAAGGGGCACAGTGATGGTTTGAACCCATTTGGTCTGGGTCCAAACCTGGACTTAGCCACCCAACCATACTCTCTTTCTAATCAGAATTGTCTTTCCTTATCCCAGGCTAACTCCCATACACCCCATTTTAGTACTGGGGGACTCATCACCTGCAGTTGACCTAGGACCTTTAGGTCAAGTCCTCGTTGACTTAGGGTCTATGTATAGCAGGGATCTGCAAATGTTTTATGTAAAGGACCaaacaggaaatattttaggatttggaAGTCAGGAGGTCtttggtgtgtgcgtgtgcgtgtgtgtgtgtgtgtgtgtgtttccaacCTTTTGCAAAACCCATTCTTagctcagccgtaaaaaagagtGGAATTCAACCCTGAGGCTGCAGTTTGCCAACCCCTAATGCACAGACTTGGTAGGGAAGGTCCAGCAACCACTTTAAACTGAGTGCAAAATAACGTGCATGGttcctgcatttctctaattcaCCAAATTAACAAAAGGGGTTAGtgaccaaacacacacacacacacacacacacacacacacacacacacaaggttaaAAACCACTGCCCTGGAAAAAGGCATGTAAGGAATCAGcgttaaagaaaaggaaattatatgtaaaaataccTTTCGACCACTTTGTACCTCATACTTCCTTATTGACCTGTCGATGGGTCTCTAAATCAGGAAGAATTCAGTGCACTTGGGTACATCCTCTTTCCTCCAGGTCTGTAGATACAATAAAGTGAAAAGGACTGGGAAGCTCAGATCTAAACCTCCCTGTGCCCTAGTCCTACGAGATCATGACTAGGGCCTGTCTATCTGTCTTTCAGCCAACAACTACATGGAATCTAAGTGTCAGGCTGTCATCCAAGAACTGCGTAAGTGTTGTGCTCGATATCCCAAGGGAAGATCTCTCGTCTGTTCAGGatttgagaaagaagaggaagagaagctgACGCTGAAGCCCACATGACAGTAAAGTTCTGCTGAGAAGCAAACTGCTGCCCCACATTGCCACCACGCGGGTTTTATCTATCCTCCTGACTCTTTCTTCAGGCCAGGTAGCAGCAAATATCAAATGAAAAAGTCAACTATAAAAGTTAATATGCCATCTATGcagaacaaatataaatatattaaacaaataagtAGAATGTGATAAAACTGAGCTGCTAAAATAAACCTTTTAAGTGAAACTTTTTGGTTTGGTATATGTGATATGTTGACTTATTGTTACCGAAGTCAGATTTGGCTGcttgccactcaaaagccaatagtGGAGAGGCAAGTGTCAGTGGAAGaggtgctttaatcagaaaacCTGGcattctggggagaaggtgggttTGTGTCCAGAGACCAACcccaaagattctgctcagccgtgacagtttttttggttttattaaaaaatttatttatttttggctgcgttgcggcgagcgggggctactcctcgttgcggtgcgcgggcttctcattgcggtggcttctcttgttgcggagcacgggctctaggcacaggggctcaggagttgcggcatgtgggctcagtagttgtggcttgcagactctatagcacaggctcagcagttgtggcacatgggcttagttgctccgtggcatgtgggatcttccccgaccagggctcaaacctgtgtcccctgcattggcaggcagattcttaaccactgccccaccagggaagccccaccatgacagtttttaaagggagaaagggggtaagaatctcagtgaatcgtCAAGGAAGGAGGTTGGATTCTGCATCATTCTCCTTTGCATGCAGACTGGCTGACTTTCTTCAGATGTTTTCTTGCCCGTGTGATCTGCGTGCAGGATTGCTTAGGGGGGCTATTGGGGGTAGAGAGCTAACTACTTctatctaggaaaagaatcaacaggttagacaaggcatggtgtgcattcaggagagtataagtcaggagttaggttaaaCTGCCTGGTGATCTCATTCCTATAACTAGGTTCTTTTAAGGTTACaggggaacagaaatgggcaaacaggaaaggggtaaaagagctgctttcattataacaaaatatatatttggtttttgtctCCATTCCTGGCACTGTGGTCCTAAAAcgcttggaatttcctaagtgataagtgCAATAAAGGTGGCTTCTGTTATGTTAATGAGACTTTTGAAAGTCCCTAGGTAACCttaggatgggggctggttgccaggggaacggCCTTGCagggttagagggttagaactttcagttcccacccccaccatgaccccaggggaggggagaggggcgagAGGCTGGAGAATATTGGAGTTCAATCACCAacggccagtgatttaatcaattgtGACTTGTCAAAGGATcacagaaaaataacagaaagccAATGAATCATCAAAGTAGTAATTAGTGAAAGTTTATTGTGCACACACCAAAAAGAGTTTGTGAACACAGAGCACTCAGACCAACACGTGGAATGAggccgggtggggggggggggcactgtTATAAAGCAGCTTACACAGCATGAGGGCAGTGACTGCTTATTCTTCACAGTGATTGGTTATAATattagaattttcttaaatgGTTGGGAATTGGTCAGTGGCTAACCTCATATCAGCCTTAGGAAACAGTTTAGCTTATGCTTTCCAGAAGCATAAGCGAGAAATGACCCAGGTCAGGTTAGTCTCCTAAAATAAGCTCAATTAAGCCTTGCTTGCGTGACTAAACTGGTTTTGTCTGTTCATGGAGTTTTCAAGGCTGgtctcagttttttattttttatttttttaaattttattggagtatagttcatttacaatgttaattactgctgtacagcaaagtgattcagttatacatgtatatattctttttcatattcttttcattatggtttatcacaggatattgaatatagttccctgtgctatacagtaattagggccttgttgtttatccattctatatataatactttgcatctactaatcccaaactcccaatccttccttcccccacttctcccccttggcaaccacaagtctgttctctatgtctgtgagtctgtttcgtagatatgttcatttgtgtcatattttagattccacatataagtgatatcatatggtatttgtctttctctttctgacttacttcacttagtatgatgatctctaggtccatccatgttgctgcaaatgacaaaatttccttcttttatatggctgagtagtattctgttacatatatgtaccacatcttctttatccattcatctgtcagtggacatttaggttgcttccatgtcttggctattgtaaacagtgctgctgggaacataggggtgcatgtatctttttgaattagagttttctccggatatatgcccaggagtgggatcgctggatcatatggtagctctacttttagtttttttgaggaacttctatactggctgcaccaatttacattcccaccaacagtgtaggagggttcccttttctccacaccctctccagcatttgttatttgtagccttttttttttttttttttggctgcactttgCGGCTTGCAGGgtgttagttccccaaccagggatcaaacctatgccctcagcagtgaaagctcggagtcctaaccactggaacgccgGGGATTTCCctgctatttgtagactttttaatgatggtcattctgaccagtgtgagctggtacctcattgtagttttgatttgcatttttctaataattagcggtgttgagcatcttttcatgtgcctattggccatttatgtcttctttggagaaatgtctatttagatcttctgtccatttttcgattgggttcgtttttttttgttattgagttgcatgagctgtttgtatattttggaaattaagcccttgtcagtcgcatcatttgcaaatatttttctcagtccaaaggttgtatttcattttgtttatggtttcctttgctgtacaaaagcttataagtttgattaggtcccatttgtttatttttgcttttatttctattgccttgggagactaacctaagaaaacattggtacaatttatgtcagaatgttttgcctatgatctcttctaggagttttatggtatcatgtcttatgtttaagtctttaagccattttgagtttatttttgtgtatggtgtgaaggtgtgttctaacttcattcatttacatgcagctgtccagctttcccaaaaccacttgctgaagagactgtctttttcccattgtatattcttgcctcctttgccaaagattaattgactgtaggtatgtttgttcatttatggggtctctgttctgttccattgatccatatgtctgttttgtgccaataccacactgttttgattactgtagctttgtagtattgtctgaggtctggagggttatgcctcctgctttgttctttttcctcaggattgctttgacaattctgggtcttttgtgcttccgtataaattttaggattatttgttctagttctgtgaaaaatgtaatgggcaatttgatagggatcacgttaaatctatagattgcttcaGGTAGTATGgccactttaacaatattaattcttcccatccaagagtatgggatatctttccatttctttgaatcatcttcaatttcctttattaatgttttgtagttctcagcatatgtctttcacctccttggtcaggtttattcctaagtattgttttttgatgtaattttaaaatggattgttggtttacattccctttctgatatttcattgttagtgttaaGAAATGCAgccaatttcttttatttttccccgctccctcctccacccctctgcccctgcaaccaatttctgtatgttaatcttgtatcctgctaccttgctgaattcatcgattagttctagtagtttttgtgtggagtctttagggttttctatatatggtatcatgtcacctgcatataatgacagttttacctcttccctaccaatttgaataacttctatttatttttttcttgtctggttgctgtggctaggacttccaatactatgttgaagagaagtaAGAGTGggcttccttgtcttgttccagattttaatgggaaggctttcagcttttcaccattgagtattggATTGGCtgtgtgtgggtttgtcataaatagcttttcttatgttgagatatgttccctctatacccactttggtaagagttttaaTCATGAGCGGATGTAGAATTTTACTGcatgtttttttctgcatctattgagatgattatggggtttttttcttttgttgatgtggtgtatcacattgattgatttgcacatatcaGACCATCCTTGTGACTGTGGGATGAATCCAACTCGGTCGTGGTGTATgctcttttttatgtgttgttggattcagtttgctaatattctgttgagaatttttgcgtctgtattcatcagagatattggcctgtaattttcttttctggtagtgtctttgtctagtttcagtatcagggtaatggtggcttcatagaatgtctttgcaagtgttccttcctcttcagtcttttggaagaatttgaaaaggatcagtataagttcttctttgtatgttttgtagaatttgcctgtgaagccatctggccctggacttctgtttgtagggagttgggatttttgtttgtttgttttattacagagtctatttcacttctagtgattggtctgttcaaattatctgtttcttcttgactccgTTTTtttgggctgtatgtttctagaaagttgtccatttcttctgggttgtcaaatttgttggcatagaattgttcatagtatacccttatggttttttgtatttctgagttatgagttgtgatttctcctctttcatttcttattttgtttgagTCTTCTGTCTtgtcttcttggtgagcctggccagaggtttgtcaattttctttaccttttcaaagaaccagctcttggtttcattgatttttttctattgttttttaaatctctgttttattatttcctctctgatctttagtaaatccttccttctgctgactttaggttttgtttgttctttttctgattttttttaggttgtgggttaggttgtttgttcgagatttttcttgtttcttaaaggcctgtattgctgtgaacttccccctaagaactgcttttgctgcatcccatagattttgtatggttgtgttttcatagtcatttgccttaaggtattttttaatttcttctttgatttcattgttgacccattggttttttagtagcatgttgtttagtctccatgtaattgtttttttctcgtttctttttctgtggttgatttctagtttcatgctgttgtggtcagaaaagatacttgaaatattttctatattcttaaattttttgaggcttgttttgtgccctagtatgtagtcaatcccagagaatgttccatgtgcacttgaaaagaatgtgtagtcTGCTTTTTTTGGacgtaatgtcctgaaaatattaaGTCTGTtctgttgtatcatttaggatctctcttgccttattgatttttctgtctcaaAGATCTGTCAcagatgtgagtggggtgttaaagtctcctactattattgtatacccatcaatttctccctttatgtctgctagtatttgctttatgtatctgggtgctcctatattgggtgcatatatgttaatgagtgtaatatcctgTTCTTCTGTTGatccttttataattatatagtgTCTTTCCTTATCTTTCGTCGTGGGCTTTGAGTgatcctatattgggtgcatacatgagtttttattttaacactgtgtaatgaagcctccataaaaacccaaaaggatggggttcagagagcttccaggttggtgaaccagAATGCACCCACATGTCAGGAGTGGATACACCCCAGTTCCATGGGGACAGAAACTCCTGTGTGTCAGGCCCTGCTGGACCTCACCCTGCGCacttcttcatctggctgttgtccatctatatcctttataatatcctatataataaactggtaaacatttAAGTGAATGTTCctctgagttctatgagctgcACTAGT includes these proteins:
- the MTCP1 gene encoding protein p13 MTCP-1 is translated as MAGEDVGAPPDHLWVHQEGIYRDEHQRTWVAVLEEETSFLRARVQQVQVPLGDAARPSHLLTSQLPLMWQLYPEERYMDNNSRLWQIQHHLMVRGVQELLLKLLPDD